The Vicia villosa cultivar HV-30 ecotype Madison, WI linkage group LG1, Vvil1.0, whole genome shotgun sequence genome includes a region encoding these proteins:
- the LOC131608537 gene encoding salicylate carboxymethyltransferase-like produces MNVSQVLHMNGGVGEASYSNNSFVQQHVISLTKSIREEAITSLYCSTSPRTLAIADLGCSSGPNTLLVVSEFIKVVEKLCRVSNHESPEYMIFLNDLSGNDFNNIFRSLDSFKEKLRGEMEHEMGPCYISGVPGSFYGRVFPKQSLHLVHSSYSLMWLSKVPENVNNNKGNIYMASTSPANVLTAYYNQFQRDFSKFLKCRAVEVVEGGRMILTFLGRKSNNMCSKECCYIWELMAMALNDMVLEGIIKEEQLDTFNIPQYTPSPSEVKLEVLKEGSFNVDQLEVSEVNWNVLDEWNALACESHSSESLNDGAYNVTQCMRAVSEPMLINHFGESIIEDLFNRYQEILIDRMSKEKTKFVNVTISLTRKP; encoded by the exons atgaatGTATCACAGGTATTGCACATGAATGGAGGTGTTGGAGAAGCAAGCTATTCAAACAACTCCTTTGTTCAG CAACATGTAATTTCTTTGACAAAGTCCATCAGAGAAGAAGCCATAACTAGTCTCTATTGTAGTACATCTCCAAGAACCCTAGCAATTGCAGACTTAGGTTGTTCTTCTGGACCAAACACTTTGTTGGTGGTATCAGAATTTATCAAGGTTGTGGAAAAGCTTTGTCGCGTGTCGAATCATGAATCTCCCGAATATATGATCTTCTTGAATGATTTATCGGGTAACGACTTCAACAACATCTTTAGATCTCTTGATAGCTTCAAAGAGAAACTGCGCGGCGAAATGGAGCATGAAATGGGACCTTGCTATATCTCTGGAGTTCCTGGTTCTTTCTATGGCAGAGTTTTTCCTAAACAAAGCTTGCATTTGGTTCATTCCTCTTACAGTCTTATGTGGCTTTCTAAG GTTCCTGAGAATGTAAACAACAATAAAGGCAACATTTACATGGCTAGTACAAGCCCTGCAAATGTTCTTACTGCATACTACAACCAATTTCAAAGAGATTTTTCGAAATTTCTGAAGTGTCGTGCAGTGGAAGTGGTTGAAGGAGGTCGCATGATTCTAACATTTTtaggaagaaaaagtaataataTGTGTAGCAAAGAGTGTTGCTACATTTGGGAGCTTATGGCTATGGCTCTTAATGACATGGTCTTGGAG GGAATCATAAAAGAAGAGCAACTTGATACCTTCAACATCCCTCAATACACTCCATCTCCATCAGAAGTGAAATTGGAGGTTCTCAAAGAAGGATCATTTAATGTCGATCAATTGGAAGTTTCTGAAGTGAATTGGAATGTTCTTGATGAATGGAATGCTCTTGCATGTGAATCTCATTCGTCTGAATCACTCAATGATGGTGCATACAATGTTACACAATGCATGAGAGCTGTTTCTGAACCTATGCTAATTAACCACTTTGGAGAATCTATTATTGAAGATCTTTTTAATCGCTATCAAGAAATTTTGATTGATAGGATGTCCAAGGAGAAAACTAAGTTTGTCAATGTCACCATATCATTGACTAGAAAACCATAA